A window of Microbacterium lushaniae genomic DNA:
CCGGGCGCCTTCCTCACGCACGTGCCGACGCTCGGCGTCGATGACCCGCGGCTGCGCGAGGCCTATCTGGCCGCGCGCTCGCTCCTCGCCGAGCGAGGGCCGCGGGGGGCGGCGATCGCCCTCGCGTGACGCCGGCCGCGGGGGGCGGCGCACCCTCGCGTGACGCGGGCCGCGGCGATCGCCCTCGCGTGACGTGGGCCGCGGGGGGCGGCGCACCCTCCCGTGACGCGGGCCGCGGCGGGCGGCGACGCCCCGCGCGATGCGGGCTAGGAGAGCGAGCCGGTCGCCTCGATCTCCACGCCGAGGGTGAGCGCGGCGCCGGGCGCGAGGGGACGCAGGAGCCCCTGTTCGCGGGCGGCGGCGCGCCCCAGGATCGTGGGGACGAGCGCCGGCTCCACCCCGAGCACGAACAGCCCCGGCTGGGCCACACGCCACTGGAACAGTCCGGGAAGCTGCGCGGTGTCGAAGCGCACCGCGACGCTGAGCCCACGCGGGTTGAGCACCTCGACGGCGACACGCTCGTCCTTCGGCAGCTCGTGGGCGAACACCTGCTCCGGGTAGGGGTGGGATGGCGCGGGGAAGGTGTCCCACGTCTCCGCTCCGACGGCGGCCTGCTCGTCCCGCGGGCGCACCGCCGTCGCCGGACTGTGCAGGCGCGTGCCCTCGTCCACGAGCGGCCAGCCGAAGTTCACGTGGTAGAGCACCATGGGCTCCACCGCATCCGCCCCCCGGTTGGTCAGGACGTCGTCCACCCGGATCGTGCGCTCCCCCGGCACGAGCGTCACACGCCGGCGCAGCTCGAGGTCGGCGCCGAAGACGGCGGCCTCGCGCACCACGCCCTCCACGACGACCTCGTCGTCGGTCGCCTCCGCCCGCACGACCGTCGCCGGCAGCGACGTGTACCGGCCGTGCATCGGATGCTGCTCCCCGCCGTCGTCGGCGGCAGGACCGACGTTGCGCAGGCCGCACGTCGTGAGGAGTCCTCCCCCGAACGCACGGGAGAAGCCACGCCCATCGCCGTCGTGCACGCTGGCGCGGGGGAATCCCGTGGGCGAGAGCCATGCCAGCGGCACGCCGCCCACCCGCACCTGGCCCAGGTCGAGCCCGCGGTCGGGCAGGAGCTCGAGGTCGACATCGCCCGCGACCATCCGGATGCGCCGCATCCCCGTCGACGGTCCGTCGGTCATGAGCGAGGATTCCACCGCCGCCGTCTGCGCGAGCGAACCGCGGCGCTCACGCGCGTGCTCGATGGGCCTCCCGAACAGCTCCGTCGCCATGTCTTCCCTCCGTCGAAGCGCCACGGTAGCAGCCCCCGCCCCGGGCGACCGCTGCCGGCGTCGCCTCGCCCGAACTCCTCAAGACTCACGCGTGCGCGCCGGCGCACCCCCGGAATCACGCGGGTCCGCGCCTGCGCGAGCTGCGATCTTGAGGAGTTCGGGCAGCGCGACCACCTGGAGCCGCCCGGCCGAGCCGGCGCCCGCAGCCACCCGGGCTGCGCTCCCACTCGGCTCGCGCGGTCCCGCCTCTGCCCGCACCTGGCGACCCCTGCCGGCGGCGGCCTCGCCCGAACTCCTCAAAAGTCACACGCGCGAGCCGACGCACCCCCGGAATGACGCGGGTCCGCGCCTGCGCGAGCTGCGATCTTGCGGAGTTCGGGCAGGGCGACCACCCGGAGCCGCCCGGCCGGACCGGCGCCCGCAGCCACCCGGGCAGCGCGCCCACTCGGCTCGCGCGGTCCCGCCTATGTCCGCACCAGGCGACCCCTGCCGACGTCGGCCCCGCCCGAACTCCTCAAGACTCACGCGTGCGAGCCGACGCACCCCCGGAATCACGCGAAACCGCGCCCACCCGAGCTGCGATCTTGAGGAGTTCGGGCAGGGCGACCACCCGGATCGCGCGACGGCTACACGTTGTTGACAACGTTGTCTCAGCTTGCCCATACTGAGAGGGCCGCCGCACCGGCGCGGCCCCGTCGCCAGCCATCGGAGAGTGCACTCCCATGACGAAGTACCGCCTCAATCGCCTCTTCAACCCGCGATCCGGCCGCGCGCTGGATGTGGCGGTGGACCACGGCGCGTTCCACGAGCACGCATTTCTCGCCGGGATCGAAGACATGCCCGCCACGGTGGCGACCCTCATCGACGCCGGCCCCGACGCCATCCAGCTGACCCTCGGGCAGGCTCCGCTCCTCCAGTCGGCGCCGGGCAAGGACAAGCCCGGCCTCGTGCTGCGCACCGACATCGCCAACGTCTACAACAGCCCGCTCGAGTCGCCCCTGCACAGCGTCCACGTGCCCGACGCGATCGAGGTCGCGGTGCGGCTGGACGCCGTCGCGGTCTGCGTGAACCTCCTCGACCTGCCCGGTCACCCCGAGGTCCGCGAGCAGTGCATCCGCTCGATCCTCGCGCTGCGCACCGACGCGGAGCGCTACGGGATGCCGCTCATGATCGAGCCGCTCGTGATGCAGACGAACTCCGACAAGGGCGGGTACACGGTCGACGGAGACACCCGCAAGATCGTCACGCTCGTGCGTCAGGCCCGCGAGCTGGGCGCCGACCTCATCAAGGCCGACCCCACCGACGACATCGGCGACTACCACCTCGTCGTGCAGGCCGCCGCCGGCACCCCCGTGCTCGTGCGCGGCGGCGGACGCGTCGACGATCGCACGCTCCTCGAGCGCACCCAGGCCGTCCTGGCCCAGGGCGCCCGCGGCATCGTCTACGGGCGCAACGTCATCCAGCATCCGCATCCTGCCGGCATCACCGCGGCCCTCATGGCCGTCGTCCACGACGACGCCACCGTCGACGACGCCCTCGCCCTGATCGGAGGCGAGGGATGACCGCGCCCCGGCGCGTGAACGTCGGCATCGTGGGCGCCGGCCTCATGGGGCGGGAGATCGCCGCCGCCCTGCGTCGCTGGCCCGCGCTCATCGACCATCCCGTGGATCCTCAGCTGGTCGCCGTGTGCGACATCAACCCCGCCGCGATGGAGTGGTTCGACCGCATCGACACCGTGCGACTGAAGACCACCGACTACCACGAGCTCCTCGCCGACCCCGACGTCGACGTCGTCTACATCGCGGTGCGCCACGACCTCCACGAGCAGCTGTACGTCGACACCATCCGTGCCGGCAAGGCGCTGCTGGCCGAGAAGCCCTTCGGAATCGACGGGGCGGCGGCGGATGCGGTGCTCCACGCGATCGACGAGGCCCCCGCCTCGTTCGTGCGGATCTCCAGCGAGATGCCGTTCTTCCCGGGCGCGCAGTGGGCCGTCGATTACGTCCGCAGCGGAGCCCTCGGCCGCGTCATCGAGGCGAAGTGCACGTTCCTGCACGCCAGCGACCTCGACCCGGCGAAGCCGCTGAACTGGAAGCGGCAGAAGCAGTTCTGCGGCGAGGCCGGCGTCATGAACGACCTCGGGATGCACACGTGGCACGTTCCGCTGCGCCTGGGCTGGGTGCCCGAGCGGCTCGTCGGGGTGCTGCAGGACATCGTCACCGAGCGCCCCGGACCCGACGGGACGCCCGTGCCGTGCGACACGTGGGACAACGCCGTCATCCACAGCTGGACCACCCACGATGGCGCCCCCTTCGTGCTGACCACCGAGACCAAGCGCATCGCGCCGGGCGAGAAGAACACGTGGGAGTTCGAGGCGATCGGAATGGACGGCGGGGTGCGCTTCAGCACGAAGAACCCCAAGTCGGTCGAGGTGTTCGCCGTCGTCGACGTCCCAGGTGTGGGCCGGGAGCAGAGCTGGCAGCGGATCGACGCGGGCAGCCAGGCCGTGTGGCCCACCGTGACCGGAGCGAACTTCGAGACCGGGTTCTCGGACTCGATCCTGCAGATGTGGGCGGCGTTCCTCGCCGAGTTCGCCGGCGAGCTGGGCGAGCGTTTCGGGACGGTCCGGCCCGAGGAGGCCGCGCTGACGCACCGCATCTTCTCGGCGGCGATCGCGTCGCACGAGCAGGCCGCGCTGGTTCCGCTGGAGCGGTGATCCGCGGCAGCGGCGTGCGCCATCCGTAGGATCGACGCGACCACGACGCAGGAAGGCACCGGATGCGCAAGAGCGGTCGCCCCACCATGGTGGATGTCGCCGCCGACGCCGGCGTCAGCCTGAAGACCGTCTCACGCGTCATCAACGGCCAGCCCAATGTCGACGCGGCCCTCATCGAGCGCGTGAACGCCTCGATCGCCCGCCTCGGCTTCCACCGCAACGCCCTCGCGGCCAGCCTGCGTTCGGGCAGCCGCGACACGATCGGATTCCTCGCCGCCGACCTGTCGAACACGTTCTACATGACCGTCGCCGCCGCCGTGTCGACGGTGGCGATCGGCCGTGGGATGCAGGTCATCATGGCCTCCAGCGAAGAGGATGCGCGCGCCGAGCGCACGCTGGCGCTGGACCTGTGCCAGCGCCGCGTGGGCGGGCTGATCCTCGTCCCCGCGGGTG
This region includes:
- a CDS encoding aldose 1-epimerase family protein, whose product is MATELFGRPIEHARERRGSLAQTAAVESSLMTDGPSTGMRRIRMVAGDVDLELLPDRGLDLGQVRVGGVPLAWLSPTGFPRASVHDGDGRGFSRAFGGGLLTTCGLRNVGPAADDGGEQHPMHGRYTSLPATVVRAEATDDEVVVEGVVREAAVFGADLELRRRVTLVPGERTIRVDDVLTNRGADAVEPMVLYHVNFGWPLVDEGTRLHSPATAVRPRDEQAAVGAETWDTFPAPSHPYPEQVFAHELPKDERVAVEVLNPRGLSVAVRFDTAQLPGLFQWRVAQPGLFVLGVEPALVPTILGRAAAREQGLLRPLAPGAALTLGVEIEATGSLS
- a CDS encoding class I fructose-bisphosphate aldolase: MTKYRLNRLFNPRSGRALDVAVDHGAFHEHAFLAGIEDMPATVATLIDAGPDAIQLTLGQAPLLQSAPGKDKPGLVLRTDIANVYNSPLESPLHSVHVPDAIEVAVRLDAVAVCVNLLDLPGHPEVREQCIRSILALRTDAERYGMPLMIEPLVMQTNSDKGGYTVDGDTRKIVTLVRQARELGADLIKADPTDDIGDYHLVVQAAAGTPVLVRGGGRVDDRTLLERTQAVLAQGARGIVYGRNVIQHPHPAGITAALMAVVHDDATVDDALALIGGEG
- a CDS encoding Gfo/Idh/MocA family protein encodes the protein MTAPRRVNVGIVGAGLMGREIAAALRRWPALIDHPVDPQLVAVCDINPAAMEWFDRIDTVRLKTTDYHELLADPDVDVVYIAVRHDLHEQLYVDTIRAGKALLAEKPFGIDGAAADAVLHAIDEAPASFVRISSEMPFFPGAQWAVDYVRSGALGRVIEAKCTFLHASDLDPAKPLNWKRQKQFCGEAGVMNDLGMHTWHVPLRLGWVPERLVGVLQDIVTERPGPDGTPVPCDTWDNAVIHSWTTHDGAPFVLTTETKRIAPGEKNTWEFEAIGMDGGVRFSTKNPKSVEVFAVVDVPGVGREQSWQRIDAGSQAVWPTVTGANFETGFSDSILQMWAAFLAEFAGELGERFGTVRPEEAALTHRIFSAAIASHEQAALVPLER